A window of the Hordeum vulgare subsp. vulgare chromosome 5H, MorexV3_pseudomolecules_assembly, whole genome shotgun sequence genome harbors these coding sequences:
- the LOC123452216 gene encoding photosystem II D1 precursor processing protein PSB27-H2, chloroplastic — MPGPPSTTMSPPSRCYRCCSSPSTPPPPPQQPIRGARLLLTRRAHALSLLAGAASVASAAGRARAAAEEDGKGEGVVGAFKSLFDPNEETKAGKVLPKAYLKAAREVVRTLRESLEEGDAADDSARFRRGADSAKTSIREFLGGWRGQPAVAKEESYVALEKAIKSLAEFYSKAGPFASLPGDVKSKILDDLNAAEAYL; from the exons ATGCCTGGGCCTCCTTCCACCACCATGTCGCCGCCGAGCAGGTGCTACCGCTGCTGCTCGTCACCGtcgaccccgccgccgccgccgcagcaacCTATCC GCggggcgaggcttctgctgaccaggagggCGCACGCGCTGTCCCTCCTCGCGGGCGCGGCGTCGGTGGCGTCGGCAGCGGGCCGCgcacgggcggcggcggaggaggacggCAAGGGCGAGGGGGTGGTGGGCGCCTTCAAGTCGCTGTTCGACCCTAACGAGGAGACCAAGGCCGGGAAGGTGCTGCCCAAGGCGTACCTGAAGGCGGCGCGGGAGGTGGTGAGGACGCTCCGGGAGTCGCTGGAGGAGGGGGACGCCGCCGACGACTCGGCCAGGTTCCGCAGGGGCGCCGACTCCGCCAAGACGTCCATCCGGGAGTTCCTCGGCGGCTGGCGAGGCCAGCCCGCCGTCGCCAAGGAG GAGTCGTATGTTGCGCTGGAGAAGGCCATCAAATCGCTGGCGGAGTTCTACTCCAAGGCAGGACCCTTTGCCTCGCTTCCGGGAGACGTCAAAAGCAAGATCCTCGACGACCTTAACGCCGCGGAAGCCTACCTCTAG